One stretch of Pigmentiphaga aceris DNA includes these proteins:
- the gudD gene encoding glucarate dehydratase, which produces MSNTSPRIPASSPRITDVRVIPVAGHDSMLLNLSGAHAPFFTRNLLLLTDSDGRTGIGEVPGGEGIRQTLEDARPLIVGQTLGNYQKVLADVRREFAQRDQGGRGLQTFDLRITIHAVTAVETAMLDLLGQFLEVPLCALLGDGQQRDAVEMLGYLFFVGDSKRTDLPYRRDENAENSWFGVRDLEALTPATIVRQAEAAYERYGFRDFKLKGGVLRGEEEVEAIRALHARFPEARVTLDPNGGWLLKDAIRLCRDLHGVLAYAEDPCGGEGGFSGREVMAEFRRATGLPTATNMVATDWRQMVHAISLQAVDIPLADPHFWTLQGSVRVAQLCESFGLTWGSHSNNHFDISLAMFTHAAAAAPGRVTAIDTHWIWQDGQGLTINPPQIIDGHVAVPTTPGLGVTLDMAKVEQAHQLYLQHGLGARDDAIAMQFLSPNWRFDAKRPCLVR; this is translated from the coding sequence ATGTCCAACACCTCCCCCCGCATCCCCGCATCCAGCCCACGCATCACCGACGTCCGAGTCATTCCGGTCGCCGGCCATGACAGCATGTTGCTCAACCTGAGCGGCGCACATGCACCGTTCTTCACGCGCAATCTGCTGCTGTTGACTGACAGCGACGGTCGCACGGGTATAGGCGAAGTGCCGGGCGGCGAAGGCATTCGGCAGACGCTGGAAGACGCGCGGCCGCTGATCGTCGGTCAAACGCTGGGTAACTACCAAAAGGTGCTGGCCGACGTGCGCCGCGAGTTCGCCCAGCGTGACCAGGGCGGACGCGGACTGCAGACCTTCGATCTGCGCATCACCATTCACGCCGTGACAGCGGTTGAAACCGCCATGCTCGACTTGCTGGGCCAATTCCTGGAAGTGCCGCTGTGCGCACTGCTGGGCGACGGTCAGCAACGCGATGCGGTCGAAATGCTGGGCTACCTGTTCTTCGTTGGCGACAGCAAGCGCACCGACCTGCCCTATCGCCGCGACGAAAACGCCGAAAACAGCTGGTTCGGCGTGCGCGACCTGGAAGCCCTGACCCCCGCAACCATCGTGCGCCAGGCTGAAGCGGCCTACGAACGTTATGGCTTCCGTGACTTCAAACTCAAGGGCGGCGTGCTGCGCGGCGAGGAAGAAGTCGAAGCCATTCGCGCCCTGCACGCCCGCTTCCCCGAAGCACGCGTCACGCTCGACCCCAATGGCGGCTGGCTGCTGAAAGACGCCATTCGCCTGTGCCGTGACTTGCATGGCGTGCTGGCCTACGCGGAAGACCCTTGCGGCGGCGAAGGCGGCTTCTCGGGCCGCGAAGTCATGGCCGAATTCCGTCGTGCCACTGGCCTGCCTACCGCCACCAACATGGTTGCCACCGACTGGCGTCAGATGGTGCACGCGATCTCGCTGCAAGCCGTCGATATCCCGCTGGCCGACCCGCACTTCTGGACCTTGCAAGGCTCGGTTCGCGTCGCCCAGCTGTGCGAATCCTTCGGCCTGACCTGGGGTTCGCATTCCAACAATCACTTCGACATCTCGCTGGCGATGTTCACCCATGCAGCCGCCGCTGCACCGGGCCGCGTGACTGCCATCGACACCCACTGGATCTGGCAGGACGGTCAAGGCCTGACGATCAACCCGCCGCAAATCATCGACGGCCACGTTGCCGTGCCGACCACACCGGGCCTGGGCGTGACCCTCGACATGGCAAAGGTCGAGCAGGCGCACCAGCTTTATCTGCAACACGGTCTGGGCGCACGCGACGACGCGATTGCCATGCAATTCCTGTCGCCGAACTGGCGCTTCGACGCCAAGCGCCCTTGCCTGGTTCGCTGA
- a CDS encoding Bug family tripartite tricarboxylate transporter substrate binding protein, whose protein sequence is MKKIALAFSPQTANRLRAATLAAVCATAGFAASAPALAQTTDWPTKNVTIVVPFPPGGSTDAVGRVMAQGLQTQLGQTFLIDNRPGATGTIGAASVKRAAPDGYTLLFASLGPFVISPHLIKGVAYDATKDFDYISVPVQAPNVLVASPKQTAQTVADVIAELKKRPGAVSFASSGNGSSDHLSAELFWQQTGTQGLHVPYKGGGPAVNDLLGSQVDFSFQNVNTVIAHLRAKSLRPIAVTGHTRSPVLPDVPTLAEVGVQGAEIYSWQGFAAPKGLPPAVLKKISDATIATFRDPAIAKRMTDQGLEIVANTPEEMTAFQSKESARWKQLIETRKITAD, encoded by the coding sequence ATGAAAAAAATCGCCCTGGCTTTTTCCCCGCAGACCGCTAACCGCCTGCGTGCAGCCACCCTGGCCGCAGTCTGCGCAACCGCAGGCTTCGCTGCATCCGCGCCCGCGCTGGCACAGACCACTGACTGGCCCACCAAGAACGTCACCATCGTCGTTCCCTTCCCGCCCGGTGGCTCCACCGACGCCGTGGGTCGCGTCATGGCTCAAGGCTTGCAAACACAGCTTGGCCAAACTTTCTTGATCGACAATCGTCCGGGTGCCACCGGCACGATCGGTGCAGCCTCGGTGAAGCGCGCTGCACCCGATGGCTATACCCTGCTGTTCGCGTCGCTGGGCCCGTTTGTCATCTCGCCGCATCTGATCAAGGGCGTGGCTTACGACGCGACGAAAGACTTCGACTACATCAGCGTGCCGGTGCAGGCACCCAACGTGCTGGTCGCCAGCCCCAAGCAAACCGCACAGACGGTCGCCGACGTGATCGCGGAACTGAAGAAGCGTCCGGGTGCGGTCAGCTTCGCCAGCTCGGGCAATGGCTCGTCTGACCACCTGTCGGCAGAACTGTTCTGGCAGCAGACCGGCACGCAAGGCCTGCATGTGCCGTACAAGGGCGGCGGCCCGGCAGTCAACGACTTGCTGGGTAGCCAGGTCGACTTCTCGTTCCAGAACGTCAACACCGTGATCGCCCACCTGCGCGCCAAGTCACTGCGTCCGATCGCCGTGACCGGCCACACGCGTTCGCCCGTGCTGCCTGACGTCCCGACCCTGGCTGAAGTAGGCGTGCAAGGTGCCGAGATCTACTCGTGGCAAGGTTTCGCAGCACCCAAGGGCCTGCCGCCCGCCGTGCTGAAGAAAATTTCCGATGCCACCATTGCTACCTTCCGCGATCCGGCCATTGCCAAGCGCATGACTGACCAAGGTCTGGAAATCGTTGCCAACACGCCGGAAGAAATGACCGCCTTCCAGTCCAAGGAATCGGCCCGCTGGAAGCAACTGATCGAAACCCGCAAGATCACGGCGGACTGA
- a CDS encoding IclR family transcriptional regulator, which translates to MALGIIDANMQSFEEGTAALESIRMDKATPRSAAAAGTQSIERAMEVLRFVASAHHRGARLTDVVDALKLSKSTARRLLGALARSGMVEQNPDNKHYVLGEEAWVLGTLANGRQRLLDAATDSVTRLAKLTGDTAFLVIPRGSYSVCVLREEGSYPIRTHLLQPGGRHPLGISAAGLAILASLPDADMESALQANAAVIAEHYPRVQLARVREMAAQTRRDRVALNPGMILEGSWALGVAITDKQGRPIGALSIAAIESRIVGARQESLSALLRTEADTVMQRINTL; encoded by the coding sequence ATGGCACTCGGTATCATCGACGCCAACATGCAGTCCTTCGAAGAAGGGACGGCAGCCCTGGAGAGCATTAGGATGGACAAGGCAACACCCCGTAGCGCAGCTGCTGCGGGCACCCAAAGCATCGAACGCGCTATGGAAGTCCTGCGTTTCGTTGCCAGCGCACACCATCGTGGCGCGCGACTGACTGACGTCGTAGACGCACTCAAGCTAAGCAAATCCACCGCACGACGCCTGCTGGGCGCGCTGGCCCGTTCGGGCATGGTGGAACAGAATCCCGACAATAAACACTACGTACTGGGCGAAGAGGCCTGGGTGCTGGGCACCTTGGCCAATGGTCGTCAGCGCCTGCTCGACGCCGCCACCGACAGCGTCACGCGCCTGGCAAAGCTCACCGGCGACACCGCATTCCTGGTGATTCCGCGCGGCAGCTACAGCGTCTGTGTATTGCGCGAAGAAGGCTCGTACCCGATTCGTACCCATCTGCTGCAACCAGGTGGACGCCACCCCTTGGGCATCAGTGCCGCAGGCCTGGCCATTCTTGCCTCGCTGCCCGATGCCGACATGGAATCTGCGCTGCAAGCCAACGCAGCCGTCATTGCCGAACACTATCCACGTGTGCAGCTCGCACGCGTGCGCGAAATGGCTGCCCAGACGCGTCGCGACCGGGTGGCGCTCAACCCCGGCATGATCCTCGAAGGTTCGTGGGCGCTGGGTGTGGCCATCACCGATAAGCAGGGCCGCCCGATCGGCGCGTTGTCGATTGCAGCCATCGAGTCGCGCATCGTCGGTGCACGCCAGGAAAGCCTGTCGGCCCTGCTGCGCACCGAGGCCGACACCGTCATGCAACGCATCAACACCCTCTGA